One segment of Lutra lutra chromosome 12, mLutLut1.2, whole genome shotgun sequence DNA contains the following:
- the ZNF407 gene encoding zinc finger protein 407 isoform X13 — MDAGKKPESEDDENRSRGADATSSSPCPVDGGPVCDGTARASEPPTSKRGFPRVPVPAADGHQRACKRLRLSAGAGPPEPVQPRALGRDPSERPAPEVPAPLGETAKEALLSEGPAGRPCPPSAFSAPCGFSPGDAVSPKTDPEDESAQDVVSLDVERGSPVPRTEISVGCAAGHVEPVLKCSVCGHLLSSCSDVERRAEGPTQQVAGPACCHCGHEAGSDAALRVHAGPTPGPQPVFSCELCGFQCAQENLLNAHYLGKTHLRRQNLAARGGFVQILTKQPFPKKPCTLETKNVRVKPRPAKPTARTSDPRGSRSAGSNVHDFRGGVSKQSGGSELLVEMMPSRSTSSERVEMVEENVTSVGIARNPENQSKSKKIGALVSSEGLFNKLESTRNTLQAAHGVCASPRSRPERSVFLLGGGFRRRTGTFTLKGQAKKRLNLLGMSKRATNDPQRLYMKHFRTQVKASETECVAKHREAGGGVRSLRVTSSETPGLTRDKGSSPVVCSGGFATGRPAADHQICARTDCGHGAPNRTGVGSHGERGPAGEARLCCQACGFSSTSRGNPDRHLHNCQHQHTAAGLRCQCCSFISENELNLRDHMKEKHNMGCFCTPCSLFLSEKAVEEHKKTEKHIRLLVQPKTSQSFNSDLVLQTLSLSTLESEDTKGPMNESVAQEEPSKSRASHGHEVRHSSKPQFQCKKCFYKTRSSTVLTRHIKLRHGQDYHFLCKACNLYSLSKEGMEKHIKRSKHLENAKKNNIGLSFEECIERVCIGANDKKEEFHVSGNGRIEGHVEGVRLQEHSYLEKSLLTTKEVPQSGVTTKEGEVALTATPKRGRPKGNISRTCSHCGLLASSITNLTVHIRRKHSHQYSYLCKVCKYYTVTKGDMERHCATKKHKGRVEIEANGKQNSDIVVGPEGGNLEACRKNAISAGSDELAHRSAESDTSTSEKPVPEHGNPAEVEVENVFHSTDGEVHSHLSDKKEQMSLEPEDPLQQADACSQRDVTGTSDNKCVHCEFNAHSSASLELHVKRKHTKEFAFYCMACDYYAVTRREMTRHAATEKHKMKRQSYLTSSDTEVSKNIIIPEEQHQHNSEEYQIISDEPSEEVLKSKSITDCCVLDEDTNLDVSKVLRAPTSVEMETEEESNLGEDRSFCETFQQTLAKDKALKPEEMVSLNISSNCGSPSRFQNENSGSPALDYETVERAHSTLDEPGDGSTRSESDVGQAGENIDNAPSKPGCPGGLGEGHLAEGTIPSVMTRTRRELNLESGGQNEVGSVQSSEDLKDTGEDPVLENKEILLNSQQETKIILEEDGPASDSAVESNDIYETIISIDDKGQAMYSFGRFDSSIIRIKNPEDGELLDPSEEGLVTTGVRISELPFKDCAQGVKKKKSEGGSFGESTRIRCDDCGFLADGLSGLNVHIAMKHPTKEKHFHCLLCGKSFYTESNLHQHLASAGHMRNEQASVEELPEGGATFKCVKCTEPFDSEQNLFLHIKGQHEELLREVNKYIVEDTEQINREREENQGNVCKYCGKLCRSSNSMAFLAHIRTHTGSKPFKCKICHFATAQLGDARNHVKRHLGMREYKCHVCGVAFVMKKHLNTHLLGKHGVGTPKERKAEE, encoded by the coding sequence ATGGATGCGGGGAAGAAGCCGGAGAGCGAGGACGACGAAAACAGGAGCAGAGGAGCGGACGCGACAAGTTCCTCACCGTGCCCTGTAGACGGCGGGCCCGTGTGTGACGGGACAGCACGTGCCTCAGAGCCTCCCACCAGCAAGAGAGGCTTCCCGCGCGTCCCCGTCCCTGCGGCGGACGGACACCAGCGCGCGTGCAAGCGGCTGCGGCTCTCTGCCGGCGCGGGGCCCCCTGAGCCCGTCCAGCCGCGCGCTCTGGGCCGAGACCCTTCGGAGCGCCCCGCCCCGGAAGTGCCTGCCCCGCTAGGCGAGACCGCGAAGGAGGCGCTCCTCAGTGAGGGCCCGGCCGGCCGCCCTTGTCCTCCCAGCGCCTTCTCCGCTCCTTGCGGGTTTAGCCCTGGTGATGCGGTGTCTCCGAAGACAGACCCTGAAGACGAGTCTGCTCAGGACGTGGTCTCCCTCGACGTGGAAAGAGGCTCTCCTGTCCCCCGGACAGAGATCAGTGTTGGTTGTGCCGCCGGACACGTCGAGCCGGTTCTCAAGTGCAGCGTTTGCGGTCATCTGCTCTCTTCTTGCTCCGACGTGGAGCGGCGCGCCGAGGGCCCCACGCAGCAGGTGGCCGGCCCCGCGTGCTGCCACTGCGGCCACGAGGCGGGGAGCGACGCCGCGCTGCGCGTGCACGCGGGCCCGACGCCCGGGCCGCAGCCGGTCTTCTCCTGCGAGCTGTGCGGCTTCCAGTGCGCGCAAGAGAACCTGCTGAACGCGCACTACCTCGGCAAGACGCACCTCCGGCGTCAGAATCTCGCTGCTCGCGGAGGATTTGTGCAGATCCTAACAAAACAGCCCTTTCCCAAGAAACCGTGTACCCTGGAAACAAAGAATGTTCGCGTAAAACCCAGACCTGCTAAACCCACGGCAAGGACGAGTGATCCCAGAGGCTCACGGAGTGCTGGAAGCAACGTCCACGACTTCCGAGGAGGCGTGTCCAAGCAGAGTGGAGGCAGCGAGCTGCTCGTTGAAATGATGCCGTCCCGGAGCACTTCGTCCGAAAGAGTAGAGATGGTTGAAGAAAACGTAACTTCCGTGGGGATAGCTCGAAACCCTGAAAACCAGAGTAAAAGCAAAAAGATAGGAGCGTTGGTAAGCTCAGAGGGTCTCTTTAACAAGTTGGAATCTACCAGAAATACCCTCCAGGCAGCGCACGGCGTCTGTGCCAGcccgagatcaagacccgagcgcAGCGTCTTCCTGTTGGGCGGTGGCTTCCGACGGCGAACTGGCACGTTTACCTTAAAAGGCCAGGCCAAGAAAAGGCTTAATCTTTTAGGAATGAGTAAAAGAGCAACTAATGACCCCCAGAGGTTGTATATGAAACACTTTAGAACGCAGGTGAAGGCAAGTGAGACAGAGTGTGTGGCCAaacacagagaagcaggtggCGGTGTGCGTAGTCTGCGTGTGACTTCCTCGGAAACTCCGGGCCTGACGCGGGACAAAGGGAGCTCCCCTGTCGTGTGCTCCGGCGGCTTTGCGACGGGGAGGCCGGCTGCTGATCACCAGATATGTGCTCGTACAGACTGTGGTCACGGAGCGCCAAATAGGACAGGCGTGGGGAGCCACGGGGAGAGGGGCCCTGCGGGAGAGGCGAGGCTTTGCTGCCAGGCATGCGGTTTTTCCAGCACGTCGAGGGGGAACCCTGATAGGCATTTGCACAACTGCCAGCATCAGCACACTGCCGCTGGCCTCAGGTGTCAGTgctgttcatttatttctgagaaTGAACTAAATCTTAGAGACCACATGAAGGAAAAGCACAATATGGGTTGTTTTTGCACTCCTTGCAGTCTCTTCTTGTCTGAGAAAGCCGTGGAAGAACACAAAAAAACCGAGAAGCATATTCGTTTGTTGGTTCAACCAAAGACTTCCCAGTCATTTAACAGTGATTTGGTTTTACAGACTTTATCCTTAAGTACTTTAGAATCAGAAGATACAAAAGGTCCTATGAATGAGTCTGTAGCTCAGGAAGAACCTTCTAAGTCCAGGGCAAGCCATGGGCACGAAGTGAGGCACTCCAGTAAGCCTCAGTTTCAGTGTAAGAAGTGTTTTTATAAAACGCGGTCTTCCACTGTTCTCACAAGACACATCAAGCTCCGGCATGGCCAGGACTATCACTTTCTTTGTAAAGCGTGCAATCTTTACTCGCTCAGCAAGGAGGGAATGGAGAAGCACATCAAGAGAAGCAAGCATCTGGAAAATGCCAAGAAAAACAACATTGGCTTAAGTTTTGAAGAATGTATTGAAAGGGTGTGCATAGGtgcaaatgacaaaaaagaaGAGTTTCACGTTTCTGGAAATGGAAGGATTGAAGGCCATGTAGAAGGTGTGCGGTTGCAGGAACATTCCTATCTGGAAAAGAGCCTACTGACTACCAAGGAAGTGCCACAGTCTGGTGTAACAACCAAAGAGGGTGAGGTAGCTTTGACTGCTACTCCAAAGAGAGGGAGACCCAAAGGTAACATCTCGCGGACATGCTCTCACTGTGGTCTCTTGGCCTCTAGTATTACAAACCTGACTGTTCATATTCGACGAAAACACAGTCATCAGTATAGTTATTTATGCAAAGTGTGTAAGTATTATACTGTAACTAAGGGAGATATGGAGCGCCATTGTGCCACTAAGAAACATAAAGGACGTGTAGAAATAGAAGCAAATGGCAAGCAGAATTCAGATATCGTTGTTGGCCCCGAAGGGGGTAACCTTGAAGCCTGTAGAAAGAATGCCATTTCAGCAGGTTCAGATGAACTTGCTCACAGGTCAGCTGAATCAGATACCTCCACTTCAGAAAAGCCAGTGCCAGAGCACGGAAATCCAGCTGAAGTCGAAgttgaaaatgtatttcattctacagatggggaaGTCCACAGTCACCTTTctgataaaaaggaacaaatgtctCTAGAACCAGAGGACCCTCTACAGCAGGCGGATGCATGCTCCCAGAGAGACGTGACGGGTACAAGTGATAACAAGTGTGTACACTGTGAGTTTAATGCTCACTCTTCTGCTTCTCTAGAACTCCATGTAAAACGGAAACATACAaaagaatttgctttttattgtatGGCCTGCGATTACTACGCTGTGACTCGTCGAGAGATGACTAGGCATGCAGCCACAGAAAAACACAAGATGAAAAGGCAGTCTTACCTGACCTCTTCTGACACAGAAGTGTCCAAAAACATCATTATCCCCGAAGAGCAACATCAACACAATTCTGAAGAATATCAGATAATTTCAGACGAGCCATCTGAAGAGGTTCTGAAATCTAAAAGTATTACTGATTGTTGTGTTTTGGATGAGGACACTAATTTAGATGTGTCTAAGGTCCTCCGTGCTCCCACCTCCGTGGAGATGGAGACTGAAGAAGAATCTAATCTCGGTGAAGACCGTTCCTTTTGTGAAACTTTCCAACAGACTCTGGCCAAGGATAAAGCTCTGAAACCTGAGGAGATGGTGTCCCTTAATATTTCCTCTAATTGTGGCTCCCCAAGCAGATTTCAGAATGAAAATTCAGGAAGCCCAGCTTTGGATTATGAGACAGTAGAGAGAGCCCACAGCACGTTGGATGAGCCTGGCGATGGGAGCACACGCAGTGAGAGCGATGTCGGCCAGGCAGGGGAGAATATAGATAATGCCCCTAGCAAACCTGGATGTCCTGGAGGTCTCGGGGAAGGGCATCTGGCCGAAGGCACCATCCCTTCTGTGATGACAAGGACAAGGCGGGAGCTGAACCTGGAGAGCGGTGGTCAGAACGAAGTTGGGAGTGTGCAGAGTTCAGAGGATTTGAAAGATACTGGAGAAGACCCTGTTCTGGAGAACAAGGAAATTCTGTTGAATTCCCAACaggaaactaaaattattttggaagaGGATGGCCCAGCTTCTGATAGCGCAGTTGAAAGTAATGACATTTATGAGACTATAATCAGTATTGATGACAAAGGACAGGCCATGTACAGTTTTGGCCGGTTTGATTCTTCCATAATAAGGATCAAGAACCCTGAAGATGGAGAATTGTTAGACCCGTCAGAAGAGGGTCTGGTCACAACAGGTGTGAGGATTAGTGAGTTGCCCTTTAAAGACTGTGCTCAAGGcgtgaaaaagaagaaatctgaagGCGGTTCCTTTGGTGAATCCACACGAATTCGTTGCGATGATTGTGGCTTCTTAGCAGATGGTTTGAGTGGACTGAATGTTCACATAGCCATGAAACACCCTACAAAAGAGAAACACTTCCATTGTTTACTGTGTGGAAAGTCGTTCTACACCGAGAGCAACCTCCATCAGCATCTGGCCAGTGCAGGCCACATGAGAAACGAGCAGGCCAGTGTAGAGGAGCTTCCAGAGGGAGGGGCGACTTTTAAATGTGTCAAGTGTACGGAGCCCTTTGATTCAGAACAGAATTTATTTCTGCATATTAAAGGGCAGCATGAAGAACTGCTCCGGGAGGTGAACAAGTACATAGTGGAAGACACTGAGCAAATCAACCGcgagagagaagaaaatcaggGAAACGTTTGCAAGTACTGCGGGAAGTTGTGTCGGAGTAGCAACTCGATGGCATTCCTGGCACATATCCGCACCCACACAG